A region from the Volucribacter amazonae genome encodes:
- the era gene encoding GTPase Era, translating to MTEQQTYCGFIAIVGRPNVGKSTLLNKILGQKISITSRKAQTTRHRIVGIHTEGAYQAIYVDTPGLHIEEKRAINRLMNRAASSAIGDVDLIIFVVDGTHWNDDDEMVLNKLRKTNPPVLLAINKIDNVKNKDELLPFISQLTEKFPFAYVVPISAQRGKNVQEIENIVRKTLRPGIHHFPEDYVTDRSQRFMASEIIREKLMRFTGEELPYSVTVEIEQFKVNERGIYEINGLILVEREGQKKMVIGRGGQKIKTIGTEARQDMQRLFDAKVHLELWVKVKSGWADDERALRSLGYMDN from the coding sequence TAGGCAAATCCACCTTATTAAATAAAATTTTAGGGCAAAAAATTTCCATTACTTCACGCAAAGCACAAACTACCCGCCATCGTATTGTAGGTATTCATACGGAAGGAGCATACCAAGCCATTTATGTGGATACACCGGGGCTACATATTGAGGAAAAACGTGCCATTAATCGCTTAATGAATCGAGCAGCAAGCAGTGCTATTGGCGATGTGGATCTCATTATTTTTGTAGTGGACGGTACACATTGGAATGATGATGACGAAATGGTGCTAAATAAACTACGCAAAACAAACCCCCCTGTGTTATTGGCAATTAACAAAATTGATAATGTAAAAAATAAAGATGAATTACTTCCCTTTATTAGCCAATTAACCGAAAAATTTCCTTTTGCTTATGTTGTGCCTATTTCCGCTCAACGGGGCAAAAATGTACAGGAAATAGAAAATATTGTGCGTAAAACCCTACGTCCCGGTATTCATCATTTCCCTGAAGATTATGTTACTGACCGTTCCCAACGCTTTATGGCATCAGAAATTATTCGTGAAAAATTAATGCGTTTTACTGGCGAGGAATTACCTTATTCGGTAACCGTTGAAATTGAACAATTTAAAGTTAATGAACGTGGTATTTATGAAATTAATGGCTTAATTCTGGTTGAACGAGAAGGACAGAAAAAAATGGTCATTGGGCGTGGAGGGCAAAAAATCAAAACTATCGGCACTGAGGCACGTCAAGATATGCAACGTTTATTTGACGCAAAAGTCCATTTAGAATTATGGGTTAAAGTCAAATCTGGCTGGGCTGATGACGAACGTGCCTTAAGAAGTTTAGGCTATATGGATAATTAA